The Leucobacter rhizosphaerae genome includes a region encoding these proteins:
- the purN gene encoding phosphoribosylglycinamide formyltransferase, with protein sequence MLKLAVLISGGGSNLEALLAAAADPAYPARVVCVGSDTDAPGLAHAHAAGVPTFIVRPADAETRADWGRALAEEIRRHSEAVDAEPILVVSAGLMRILPPGFVDAFSPRLINTHPALLPSFPGAHAVRDALAAGATETGVTVHVIDEGVDTGPVLRQARVQVRPGESETDLHERIKQLERPLLVDTVRAIADGTIDLTDPSTYR encoded by the coding sequence GTGCTGAAACTCGCGGTATTGATCTCTGGCGGCGGCAGCAACCTCGAAGCGCTGCTCGCCGCGGCCGCGGATCCGGCCTACCCGGCTCGAGTCGTCTGCGTCGGCTCCGACACCGATGCGCCGGGCCTCGCCCACGCGCACGCGGCCGGGGTGCCGACCTTCATCGTGCGGCCCGCCGACGCGGAGACCCGGGCGGACTGGGGGCGCGCGCTCGCCGAGGAGATCCGCCGGCACAGCGAGGCCGTGGATGCGGAGCCGATCCTCGTCGTGAGCGCCGGACTCATGCGGATCCTGCCCCCGGGGTTCGTCGACGCGTTCTCGCCGCGACTCATCAACACCCACCCGGCGCTGCTGCCGAGCTTCCCCGGCGCCCACGCCGTGCGCGACGCGCTCGCCGCCGGGGCGACCGAGACCGGGGTGACTGTCCACGTCATCGATGAGGGCGTCGACACCGGCCCCGTGCTGCGCCAGGCGCGCGTGCAGGTCCGACCCGGCGAGTCCGAGACCGACCTCCACGAGCGCATCAAGCAGCTCGAGCGCCCGCTGCTCGTCGACACCGTTCGCGCGATCGCCGACGGCACCATCGATCTCACCGACCCCTCCACGTACCGCTAG
- a CDS encoding ABC transporter permease, which yields MLSLVATGFVADGRFDPSGIPEVFGQDRTWRVIGQTVLQAGCATVLSVLLGLPAAYVLYRLEFPGRALLRGFLTIPFVLPTVVVGVAFSALLGVGGPLEGLGLDRSFVGVVAALAFFNVTVVARTVGGFWARLDDRSVMAARVLGAGAIRAWCSVTLPALRPAIASAGALVFLFSSTSFGVVLILGGREFANVETEIYRLTVQFLDLRGAAVLSLAQFAIVGAALAVSARLRASGERAVELGAEPRREQRPGLRDLPVCLVFGATVLLLHALPIAALLARSLRTSDGAWTLEHYAALVDDASTLPIEGSVPAAIWLSLRIAAVAAALAMILGMIIALVLSRRPRSRVLQRGMHLFDGLVMLPLGVSAVTLGFGLLLTMHRPLGIGIDLRTSIVLIPIAQALVALPLVVRTLLPVLRGIDQRLRIAASSLGADPLTVLRTIDLPMLGRSAGLALGFAFAVSLGEFGATSFLVRPGEQTLPVVVAELIGHQAPGSYGAGLAGAVLLGALAAGVMLLADRLRTDQRGEF from the coding sequence GTGCTCTCGCTCGTCGCGACCGGGTTCGTCGCCGACGGCCGCTTCGATCCGAGCGGGATCCCCGAGGTGTTCGGGCAGGATCGCACCTGGCGCGTCATCGGCCAGACGGTGCTCCAGGCCGGTTGCGCGACGGTGCTCTCGGTGCTGCTCGGGCTGCCTGCTGCGTACGTGCTCTATCGCCTGGAGTTCCCGGGCCGAGCGCTGCTGCGCGGCTTCCTCACGATCCCGTTCGTGCTGCCCACCGTCGTCGTCGGCGTGGCGTTCTCGGCGCTGCTCGGGGTGGGCGGACCGCTCGAGGGGCTCGGCCTCGATCGGAGCTTCGTCGGCGTCGTCGCGGCGCTCGCGTTCTTCAACGTCACGGTGGTGGCACGCACCGTCGGGGGGTTCTGGGCCCGACTCGACGACCGCTCGGTGATGGCCGCGCGGGTACTCGGCGCCGGCGCCATCCGCGCCTGGTGCAGTGTGACGCTGCCCGCGCTCCGACCCGCGATCGCCTCGGCGGGGGCGCTGGTGTTCCTGTTCAGCTCGACCTCGTTCGGCGTGGTGCTGATCCTGGGCGGGCGAGAGTTCGCCAACGTCGAGACGGAGATCTACCGGCTCACGGTCCAGTTCCTCGATCTCCGCGGGGCTGCGGTGCTCTCCCTCGCGCAGTTCGCCATCGTGGGGGCCGCCCTCGCGGTCTCCGCGAGGCTGCGCGCGTCGGGGGAGCGCGCGGTCGAGCTCGGGGCCGAGCCCCGTCGTGAGCAGCGGCCCGGGCTCCGGGATCTCCCCGTCTGCCTTGTGTTCGGGGCGACCGTGCTGCTCCTCCACGCCCTCCCGATCGCCGCACTGCTCGCGCGGTCGCTCCGCACCTCCGACGGCGCCTGGACACTCGAGCACTACGCGGCCCTCGTCGATGACGCCTCGACGCTGCCGATCGAGGGGTCGGTGCCCGCGGCGATCTGGCTCTCGCTCCGGATCGCCGCCGTCGCCGCGGCGCTCGCCATGATCCTCGGCATGATCATCGCGCTCGTGCTGTCGCGCCGGCCGCGCTCCCGGGTGCTCCAGCGCGGGATGCACCTCTTCGACGGCCTCGTGATGCTGCCGCTCGGGGTGTCGGCGGTGACGCTCGGTTTCGGTCTGCTGCTCACCATGCATCGCCCGCTCGGCATCGGCATCGATCTGCGCACCTCCATCGTGCTGATCCCGATCGCGCAGGCGCTCGTCGCACTCCCGCTCGTGGTGCGCACGCTGCTGCCCGTGCTGCGCGGCATCGACCAACGCCTTCGGATCGCGGCGAGCTCGCTCGGGGCGGACCCGCTGACGGTGCTGCGCACGATCGATCTGCCGATGCTCGGGCGGTCCGCGGGCCTCGCCCTCGGGTTCGCGTTCGCGGTGTCGCTCGGCGAGTTCGGGGCGACCTCGTTCCTGGTGCGACCGGGGGAGCAGACGCTGCCCGTCGTGGTGGCCGAGCTGATCGGACACCAGGCGCCGGGGAGCTACGGTGCCGGCCTCGCGGGCGCCGTGCTGCTCGGCGCGCTCGCCGCCGGCGTGATGCTCCTGGCGGATCGGCTCCGCACGGACCAGAGAGGAGAGTTCTGA
- a CDS encoding thiamine ABC transporter substrate-binding protein, with product MMHPHTPGASRSTRRRIVGALTSATVLGLALAGCATGEGPSDEAASKRVTLVVHDSFPNDAFAEAASAATGYEVEVVSAGDGGELTNKLVLTKGAPIADAFFGVDTIFASRLVDNDVVEPYRPEAFPESAVDLAIADTDSDTTDAFSLTPVDRGATCFNIDTAWFAEQGLAEPTGFEDLADPAYRDLTVILDPTASSTGASLLVGTVAAFGEDGFADYWQRLVDNGARIEQGWTEAYNGQFTQGGGDGTKPIVLSYSSSPAFTVSDDGAATSTRALLDTCSSQVEYAGVLAGAANPEGARAVVDYLVSREFQETIPDTMYMYPVDAEAQIPEAWSTFAPLPDPGAAHDLPAAEIEAGREGWLRTLSEQIGL from the coding sequence ATGATGCACCCGCACACCCCCGGAGCGTCTCGCTCCACCCGTCGACGGATCGTCGGCGCGCTGACCAGCGCAACGGTACTCGGACTCGCGCTCGCCGGCTGCGCGACGGGCGAAGGCCCGAGCGACGAGGCCGCATCGAAGCGGGTCACGCTTGTGGTCCACGACTCCTTTCCGAACGACGCGTTCGCCGAAGCCGCGAGCGCTGCGACCGGGTACGAGGTCGAGGTGGTGTCGGCGGGCGACGGTGGAGAGCTCACGAACAAGCTCGTGCTGACGAAGGGGGCGCCGATCGCGGACGCCTTCTTCGGGGTGGACACGATCTTCGCCTCGCGTCTCGTCGACAACGACGTGGTGGAGCCGTACCGGCCGGAGGCGTTCCCGGAGAGCGCCGTGGACCTCGCGATCGCCGACACTGACTCCGACACCACCGACGCCTTCAGCCTCACCCCGGTCGATCGGGGAGCGACCTGCTTCAACATCGACACGGCGTGGTTCGCCGAGCAGGGCCTCGCGGAGCCCACGGGGTTCGAGGACCTCGCAGATCCCGCGTACCGCGACCTCACGGTGATCCTGGATCCGACGGCGTCGTCGACGGGCGCGTCCCTGCTCGTCGGCACCGTCGCGGCCTTCGGCGAGGACGGCTTCGCCGACTACTGGCAGCGCCTCGTCGACAACGGTGCGCGCATCGAGCAGGGGTGGACGGAGGCCTACAACGGGCAGTTCACCCAGGGCGGCGGCGACGGCACGAAGCCGATCGTGCTCTCCTACAGCTCGTCACCGGCCTTCACGGTCTCGGACGACGGGGCGGCGACCTCGACCCGCGCCCTGCTCGACACCTGCTCGAGCCAGGTCGAGTACGCCGGGGTGCTGGCCGGAGCGGCGAACCCCGAGGGGGCCCGCGCCGTCGTCGACTATCTCGTCTCCCGCGAGTTCCAGGAGACGATCCCCGACACGATGTACATGTATCCGGTCGACGCCGAGGCGCAGATCCCCGAGGCGTGGTCGACCTTCGCCCCGCTCCCGGATCCCGGCGCGGCGCACGACCTCCCCGCGGCGGAGATCGAGGCGGGGCGCGAGGGATGGCTGCGGACGCTGAGTGAGCAGATCGGGCTCTAG